GCCAATTATACTTGTTAACACAGCTAAATTTCCTCCAACTAACGTACCTGTAACTGTAACTGTACTGTGAGAGCTAGGTACGATACATTCTGATGCAGATAAAATGGTTGAATACGGATGGAATAGCTGATTGAAAGAGGATAAAGATAGGGAATCAATACCTTTTCCTAGTTCTTCAATCATCGGACCATGAAATGTTATAAGCTTTGCATAACGTGAAAAGGCAGTATGTAAAGCTGTAATATCGCTATATCCCCAAAAGATTTTAGGATGTTGCCTAATGATTTCATATTGAATGTGAGGGAGGAGACGGGCACTTCCATAACCACCTCGTGCACAGAAAATGGCCTTTACTTCATGATTTGAAAAAGCTTCATGTATATCATCGAGCCGAACTTGATCACTTCCAGCTAAATATCCGTACTTCTCATAAACACTCTTCCCGATTACTACAGATAAACCCATTTCTTGTAGTACGTTTACACCTTTTAATACATTTTCAATTGTTGGTGGGCCGGACGGTGCAATAATCATTACTGTATCACCTTGTTGTAACGCATTTGGATATATCATTGTTTTCAGCCTCCTTCACTTTCAATATATTCGCTTCATAGGAAGTTCAACCCTTGTAAAAGAAGGGGAAAGTTTGTCAAATAAAGAAGATATAAGGGGAATAGGAGGAGAAATGATGTTTACAAGTCGAGTTATAGATACATTACAAATTAAGTATCCAATCATTCAAGCGGGTATGGCAGGTGCAATTACGACGCCTGAGCTTGTTGCAGCTGTAAGTAATAGCGGAGGATTAGGAACGCTTGGAGCAGGCTATATGAGCCCTGAACAAATTCGTGATGCAATTTATAAAATAAGGGAACGAACGGATAAGCCTTTCGGTGTGAATTTACTGTTAACGAAAGAGATACAAATAGAAGAAGAGAAGATAAACTTGGCCAAGGGATTACTTAGCGGAGTGAATAGAGAATTCAGTATAGAGGAAGAAGAGCAGTTAAAGCTTCCAAAAAGTTATAAAGAACAATTACAAGTGTTAGTAGAAGAAAACGTGCCAGTCGTTAGCTTTGCATTTCAAACGTTAGAAAAAGAAGAAATAGATGAATTGAAAAGAAGAGGAATTAAAGTCATCGGAACAGCTACTCATGTGGCAGAGGCGAAAGTACTTGCTGAATTAGGAGTAGACATTATTGTCGGTCAAGGTAGCGAGGCAGGAGGGCATAGAGGAACGTTTATCGGGAAAGAACAGGACGCTATGATTGGGACGTTCGCATTAATTCCGCAGTTAGTAGCAGCTGTCCCTCACATCCCGATTGTTGCAGCAGGTGGTGTAATGAACGGACAAGGGCTTGTTGCGGCATTTACACTGGGGGCAGAAGCTGTTCAAATGGGATCAGCCTTTTTAACGAGTGAAGAAAGTATTACGCATGACGTATATAAACAAGCGGTTTTACATAGTACAGATACAAGTACAACTGTGACTCGTGCGTTTTCCGGGAAATATGCACGGGGTATTCGTAATGAATTTATAGAGAAGCATGAAGGGAAAGAAGAAGGGCTTCCGATGTATCCAGTGCAAAATGTATTAACCTCTAAAATACGCCAAGAAGCAGCAAAACGTAATAAAGGAGAATATATGTCGCTTTGGGCAGGACAAGCGTCATCATTAGCACGAATAGAATCAGCTCAGCATGTAGTGGAGCGAGTGATGAAAGAAGCAGATAACGTAATCGAACAATTGCAAAATGTATATAGAAAAAGACCACTTGAATAATTCAAGCGGTCTTTTCTTTAGTTTGCTTTATAAAATTGTTGGATGGCTTCATCGATATAAACCCAGCCTTTCCAACCTAAGTGCATGTGATCTTTTAAGAAGTATTTATCATACTCATGATTTGAGAAGTCGGCAATTGGATAGCCAGCTTTCTCAATTTGCTCATGAACTTTCTTATAGTACAATTCTCGGCGTTCTTTCGGGAAGCCAGCGTAATCGTACCAAGGACCTTTTACAGGAACAGAAATGAAGAGTGGTTTTGCACCAGATTGTTTTAATAAATCAAGTACAATTTGTAAATCTTCATATTCTGGCGATTGATCATAAGCATCATTTTTTAAGTAGCCTTCACGTTGCTTTAATTTCTTCTTGATTTTGCTGTTGAAGTAACCATCTTCGATACCATATTCGTTAGATCCAGATTCTGCTGCACCTGTTTGATCTGCATGTTTACGAGCTTCATCCCAGTTCATTTGTTTTAATGAAGGGTCAAGTTTTTCTTTATGCGGTTTAATATCAAACATTGCTGTAAGTAAATCTTTGCGATCTAAAATGTTACGATAAATATAAGCGAAAGGTTTAGCAGCAAGTGCTTTTACTTTATGCTTTGTATCATCGTAAACGATACCTTCAAGCGAAATTTTAAGTAAAGTTTCTTTCTTAACAATCTCAAAGTTTAATAAACGCTTTGCAATTTGCTTTTTCATTTCAGGTTTTACATCATCGTTGAAAATGAAGTGGTAACCTTGTTGTTTTGAAAAGTTAGGTGCAAAGTGTGTTTCATCAATACCTTGTGGCACAAACCATTGCGGAGAAAGAACGAATACCATCTTCTTATCCTTCAATTGATCCATTGTAGATGCAAAGTTTAATACATGTACAAGGTCTTGTGTTCCACCGCGTCCAAGTAGGAATGGTGTGAAGCCTTCAGGCTTTACTTTGAAATAGTTTGATGGATG
This Bacillus paramycoides DNA region includes the following protein-coding sequences:
- a CDS encoding NAD(P)H-dependent flavin oxidoreductase, which encodes MFTSRVIDTLQIKYPIIQAGMAGAITTPELVAAVSNSGGLGTLGAGYMSPEQIRDAIYKIRERTDKPFGVNLLLTKEIQIEEEKINLAKGLLSGVNREFSIEEEEQLKLPKSYKEQLQVLVEENVPVVSFAFQTLEKEEIDELKRRGIKVIGTATHVAEAKVLAELGVDIIVGQGSEAGGHRGTFIGKEQDAMIGTFALIPQLVAAVPHIPIVAAGGVMNGQGLVAAFTLGAEAVQMGSAFLTSEESITHDVYKQAVLHSTDTSTTVTRAFSGKYARGIRNEFIEKHEGKEEGLPMYPVQNVLTSKIRQEAAKRNKGEYMSLWAGQASSLARIESAQHVVERVMKEADNVIEQLQNVYRKRPLE
- the dltD gene encoding D-alanyl-lipoteichoic acid biosynthesis protein DltD, with amino-acid sequence MNKAKFGPMLLALALFAVFLLIPTRFLLPLLSDEKVEQAATSLKEEKIQSMILQQKMLADSKYLPMYGSSEFARMDAYHPSNYFKVKPEGFTPFLLGRGGTQDLVHVLNFASTMDQLKDKKMVFVLSPQWFVPQGIDETHFAPNFSKQQGYHFIFNDDVKPEMKKQIAKRLLNFEIVKKETLLKISLEGIVYDDTKHKVKALAAKPFAYIYRNILDRKDLLTAMFDIKPHKEKLDPSLKQMNWDEARKHADQTGAAESGSNEYGIEDGYFNSKIKKKLKQREGYLKNDAYDQSPEYEDLQIVLDLLKQSGAKPLFISVPVKGPWYDYAGFPKERRELYYKKVHEQIEKAGYPIADFSNHEYDKYFLKDHMHLGWKGWVYIDEAIQQFYKAN
- a CDS encoding S66 peptidase family protein; the encoded protein is MIYPNALQQGDTVMIIAPSGPPTIENVLKGVNVLQEMGLSVVIGKSVYEKYGYLAGSDQVRLDDIHEAFSNHEVKAIFCARGGYGSARLLPHIQYEIIRQHPKIFWGYSDITALHTAFSRYAKLITFHGPMIEELGKGIDSLSLSSFNQLFHPYSTILSASECIVPSSHSTVTVTGTLVGGNLAVLTSIIGSPYEINTDNTLLLLEDIGEEPYRIDRMLNQLLLSGKFNECRGVIFTSCHDCTPSKPSQSLQTILYEYFAPYHIPVLFGLPIGHISPNIGIPLGATATINTDNKTLSISSGVATPFSN